The following proteins are encoded in a genomic region of Micrococcaceae bacterium Sec5.8:
- the rpsF gene encoding 30S ribosomal protein S6: MRPYELMVIIDPEVEERTVEPTLQKFLNVITTDGGTIEKVDIWGRRRLAYEIQKKSEGIYAVVNFTAEPATAKELDRQLSLNETIMRTKITRPEVQKVVAE; the protein is encoded by the coding sequence ATGCGTCCTTACGAATTGATGGTAATCATCGACCCCGAGGTCGAAGAGCGTACCGTTGAGCCAACGCTTCAGAAGTTCCTGAACGTCATCACGACCGATGGTGGAACCATCGAAAAGGTTGACATCTGGGGCCGTCGTCGCCTGGCTTACGAAATCCAGAAGAAGTCCGAGGGTATCTACGCCGTGGTGAACTTCACCGCTGAGCCGGCTACCGCCAAGGAACTTGATCGCCAGTTGAGCCTCAATGAGACCATCATGCGCACCAAGATCACCCGCCCCGAAGTACAGAAGGTTGTTGCTGAGTAA